Below is a window of Sus scrofa isolate TJ Tabasco breed Duroc chromosome 10, Sscrofa11.1, whole genome shotgun sequence DNA.
TCCGGTTCtgattgttgctgtggctcaggttcaatccctggccccggaactcctttagaccttgggtgcagccaaaacaaaacagaaaaacaaaggcttAGAAATGTAATATTATCCTAAGAAATGTAAGAAAGATCAAAATGATCCCTCCCTGGAGAGACCATTTTTAAGTAGAGCTTCCCTGTTTCTTATGTTGTTCTTGGTTTAAAGCTAAAAATACACAGCTAGTATTTTCCTTGTAGTTCCTCAGTCGTCATCTGTTAATAAGACTTAGACTTATACAAAGACATTCAGGAACTGCTTCAGGCATGATATAGGGTCAGGCAAATCTCTTAACTGGGATATTCAGAGGACGGAGATGTTCTGATTAATTCAAAACGTCTGCAGTGGTGTTCTAGGGCCAGCTCGTACTAGTTTGCTGAAGTCAATTATTAAATTTTCAGGATTTTTATGAATGGGTTGCAAAAACAGCCATTATTaataactatatatgtatatatataataaatatatatattaataaaaattacattaaaataatattaataaatatataaaacccaCCCTCCcaataatttcatttacattCTTGAGGTTATTTACATCTACTTTATCTGAATGGTGTGCTGCTTACTGTGTTATGTCTTTCCAACTCTACATTCAGTGAAGTCAcactggtagcttgaaattggccatagTGAAAGTATTTACATCATGGGAATCCATAGACACTACAGACCAgggcttttttccccctagagaGCTGGTGGTTAAACATTTATCAGCCCACCACTGATATTAGGCTAAATGAACTAAGGGTTGAAAAGCCTCTCTACTTTAGCCTTTGATAAAAACCTTTCTAAAATGCATTAGGACATTTTTTTATGAAATGTGTAAAGCATGCTGAGAATCGTTGTTCCAAATGCTGAAGGGATCTTTAATACCTAAGATTTCTATAATGTTCAGAATAATCATCTTAAACATTAGCAACCTCATCTCTTATGACATGTAAAAAGAAGTATGTTATTTCCAGatcaattttatataaaatatcaagtggtaaattgtttaaataacttgtggtattttatttcattgcagCTGCCACTGGTGACATGCCGACTTATCAGATCCGAGCTCCGACTACTGCTTTGCCTCAGGGAGTGGTGATGGCTGCCTCTCCGGGAAGCCTGCACAGCCCCCAGCAACTAGCAGAGGAGGCAACACGCAAACGAGAGCTGAGGCTAATGAAAAACAGGTAAGACATTTCGTGAGAAACCGCAACCACTTAGGGGTTATAATTTATTATCGTggggctttttaaaaactgcttatCCTCAGCTATTTCTCCCAAGTTTTGTGTTTTGTGGCATTTTGTGTGGGTTTGTGCTTTGTGTGTGCTGCTGGTAGTCTTCTAATCAGAGTTTCAGCCATGAAACTACTTTATCAGCAGGAGGTATATCCTTATACATTTTAGGCTAATGTCTAAAAggtacattaatttttttaatgataatggAAGGACTTTATTACAAATATTCATTTTGTACTCGGTATTTGCTTTGTGAAGTAGGTGATAagtgtagttttttaaaattttattttatggccacattcgtggtatatggaagttcccagtccagggattgaatcctggcCATAtttatggcagtgctggatcctttaactccctAGGCccggccaggatcaaacctgcacctctgcagagaccccagtcactgcaattggattcttaacccactgagccacagtgggaactcctgataagtaTAATTTTTTAGCTTCTTTTAAGCAGAATAAATTGGAGGTGAGTTTAGATTTTTCTATGTCCATTACATGTAGTTTTATCTGTTTTgtaactttgttttttctctattatactgagaaaaaaacaaaattttccatATCTAGTCTGAAAAATTCTGGCTGAGTACCAATACAaagcaagaggaagaaataaaattacccGCAGCCCcggcacagagagagagacacctCCTACGGCACGTACACTTCTGGTTCCCTGTCTCATTTTCTCACACATTTCATTGGCTAGAAATAGCTAAGAGAATCCCTAGCTGCATGGGATTCTGAGAAGGGTCTATGTTAGCTTCCAGATTTCAGTTTCAGAGCAGAGCAAGAGAGAAGCAGATGATAAATGGCTACTAGATCGCTCAGTGTCTGTTGAGCCGGTTTTCAGCGATTGTGGCTTCCATTTCTTTAGCTTGCACGTGACTTGCACATGAGAACAGGTCTGGTTATTCTCCTTACTTCACAGAggaggaactgaggctcagagaggtcaggtaACAAGCTGATTAAGATCACGCAGCCCAAACTGGACAGAGCCTGGAACTAGAAGCAGGCCGTCTTTACCCAGAGGCcacactgtgccacacaggagtCACCTTGGAGACACAGCGGGGTCAGCTGCAGATTTAGCTTCCCAGAGAGTGTGTTGGATTTATTCATTAACGTGAAAGACCTCTCATGCGTTCTCTTTTTGGAAGGAATAAATTATTTGGCTGGCATTCATAATAGATACTGAAGTGTATTTCTCCGACCCAGCAACAGCCTTTATTTCTCTACCAACCTGCTCAGCTTTTCCACTTTGCTGTGTATTTCCTCCCCATGCTAAGGAGGCATCCAGACCCATGCAAGCCCTGAAGACCGAGCTCACTATTAATAGAAGAAACAGGTGTTTTCCATCGCTCAGGCCTCCTTAGGAATGTGACCGTCCAGAGCTCTGTGCTTAGAGCATTTTGACTCGTGACTTGCAGGCAGGCACATGAAATATGGAGTCTGGGTATTTACAGTAAATAGTACAGCTTggtaaataagattttaaaaattagacatcCCGCCACACTGCTcttcaatatttaaaactttgtttaATGGTTAACCTGTTGTGTAAAGAGACTGTCTTCCTTCCAGATCTAGAATTTAATAGAATGATTCCATCATGAAACCTTCGGTGTTTTAGTTCCTCTGTAGAAGAGCTGAATTACATTCCCAAACTGACAAATGTTTACGTGTACTTGGATTTATTCTTGACTTTGCCCCACGCATCATTGACATTGAGTTCATCTTTTTAAATCAGACTCGGTTCACTTTTACACTGTCAATTTTTCTGAGCCCCGGTGGAGAAGTCGGAGAACCTTGTGAGTTTACAGGGTGACGGCATTGTTCTCGGCTGGGAAGCAGGGCTTGAGCTTTTCCTGCAGTTCATTGGGATTTCAAGACCTCTCCTCTGCAGAGAAAACACTGATAACCAGCTGTTAGTGAGGGTGAGCTAtcctaaaaataaagcagaacGGGCCAGATGTGGTGCACATGTCCCTCCTGGTTCAGAGTTAGAGCATTCAGCACACCTTTGTTGATGTATGTTTAAGTTATCTATTGCAATGCAGGCTTTTTGCTGTGATGAGTAGCCCAAAGGCAGTTATTGTCAAGGGTATACTCCAAAATAAAGCTGTTATCAGAGGGTATATTCTACAGAGGAGTTAAACCGTGCAGTTACCACCCCCCCtctcacccaccccaccccccaaaaaaggagcaAGAGCAAATGTCTGTATCTGTTGGTTTGGGCGGGGTTATGCGTGGAGATGACTAACTCGGCTCATCTGTTTATTCGTGTGCGCTGCTTTGGCTGCTGGTCTGGGCTTTCTTGGGGCGCATCTGCAATGCTTTAAATCCCAGGAATCGGTTAGCGGATGTGTGTCTCGTAACATCCTTTCCCTGATTTCTGCTGTGGCGTCCCACGTGCCCGGGTTGCCATTGTCTGAATTTCTGACCCCGTGTTCTGtaccctcccttctttccttctgtagTTGTCAGAAGCAGAGTCCCTTTTGTTTCGGTTCTGGTTTTTGAAACTGTGCATGATTTGCTTATTGttatccatattgttttctaGCTGATCAACTGTTGCTTGCAGTCATGATTGTTGTACTGATTTAGTCTTGAAGAGTCAAAATCTCCAACATCGACATTTCAGGCTTCTAAGGATtcatttttctaatcattttttatttttaaatcaagttagCTCACTGTGATGGAAGGTATGGCTTTTGGTGGACCCAAATAAGAGACCTGGAAAGATCTGTACATGTGTTTGTAGCAGTTCCGCTTGGGGTGGTGGTCCTGTTGTTCTGGTTACTGAGAAGCTTCTGGTCACTGTGATGGGACATGCGCCCTAAGAGAACAGAATGCTGGGCGAGTTGTCTCGCTCTGCCGTCGTGTGCGCTCCTCAGGCAACCTCACCAGGTGGCATGTGCTTGGTTACAACCGAGTGTGGCTCTGTCCGGACCCTCCCGAGGCCTGACCGGCGGTGGCGCTGGGGGGCAGAGGTCGACGAGCCACTCTGGATGGTCCTGACGGGTTGTTCCTGTAGTCATTTGCCTTGTGTTGGTTCCAGGGAAGCCGCCCGGGAGTGTcgcaggaagaagaaggaatatgtCAAATGTCTTGAAAACCGTGTGGCTGTGCTTGAAAACCAAAACAAGACTCTCATTGAGGAACTCAAGGCCCTCAAAGACCTTTATTGCCATAAAGCAGAGTAACTGGCTTTGACATGGACCTTGTTTGCCCTGAACTCTAACCCCGGCAGGAGGTGCCGCCGTCCTGCTCATTGCCGTGTGGACTTGTGGAAGGGACCCTTGTGACCCTTCTTAAGGAACCCAGTTGGGCTTAGTGTGTGGAAGTTGACTTG
It encodes the following:
- the CREM gene encoding cAMP-responsive element modulator isoform X26, with amino-acid sequence MAAATGDMPTYQIRAPTTALPQGVVMAASPGSLHSPQQLAEEATRKRELRLMKNREAARECRRKKKEYVKCLENRVAVLENQNKTLIEELKALKDLYCHKAE
- the CREM gene encoding cAMP-responsive element modulator isoform X24 → MAVPTSIYQTSTGQYTATGDMPTYQIRAPTTALPQGVVMAASPGSLHSPQQLAEEATRKRELRLMKNREAARECRRKKKEYVKCLENRVAVLENQNKTLIEELKALKDLYCHKAE
- the CREM gene encoding cAMP-responsive element modulator isoform X25, with product MQKPVMAVTGDETAATGDMPTYQIRAPTTALPQGVVMAASPGSLHSPQQLAEEATRKRELRLMKNREAARECRRKKKEYVKCLENRVAVLENQNKTLIEELKALKDLYCHKAE
- the CREM gene encoding cAMP-responsive element modulator isoform X23, encoding MQKPVMAVTGDETDEETELAPSHMAAATGDMPTYQIRAPTTALPQGVVMAASPGSLHSPQQLAEEATRKRELRLMKNREAARECRRKKKEYVKCLENRVAVLENQNKTLIEELKALKDLYCHKAE
- the CREM gene encoding cAMP-responsive element modulator isoform X22 translates to MAVPTSIYQTSTGQYIAIAQGGTIQISNPGSDGVQGLQALTMTNSGAPPPGATIVQYAAQSADGTQQFFVPGSQVVVQDEETELAPSHMAAATGDMPTYQIRAPTTALPQGVVMAASPGSLHSPQQLAEEATRKRELRLMKNREAARECRRKKKEYVKCLENRVAVLENQNKTLIEELKALKDLYCHKAE